tgtatttaattatttttctTTAGGGAATTTCGGCATCCAAGTCTTGTATAAACACAATCACTTGTAGTATATAACCCCATTAGCCAAGGCTATGTGTGTTGTAATATGTTCTACATAATTGCTGGGTGTATGAGCATTatgcaaaaattaactGATAAATTggtcaaaaatatctaattaatgtgaaaaattgcaataaaaacTGTGAAATGTGGTCAAACCTTTCCGTAACATCCATAAATCCTAGGGATGCTCAGTTGTACGGTCCTGATGTATACTCAATCGTTAATCCTGATGCATTAAACGAGCTAAGTAAGGAAACAAAGGATATGATAAAGAGATATCgcattgaaaataatgtCAAGAAGGAGATTTCGCAGCCGCTGAATGAATTCATTAGTTTAACCGATCAGGTGAAGAAGAGTTTCAAATGTTTTTGCGGAGGAGgtcaaattaaaattaacaatgtaATCGGGGTGGATAAATACTATATAGATCTGATGAATAAGGTCAACAATTTCTATGGAAAACACAATAAACAACCCATACCTAGATCAAGATTTACTTCTTTCCTCAATATAGAGTTATTTCTATTATTAGAACACTTGTCACCTACAGACACTGAATCAAAGGCAAAGATTTGTGTGTTTAACCAAGTAATAACACCCTATGATCACTTAGATGCAATTCATTACTAAATCTCTATTCCCAAACTCAAAACTCACCCTATTTGGATCAAGTAACTTATAGTTTATAAGTTAGATATTACAGGAACTTGTTTACCGGGATCAGATCTAAATTTGATGCTTGAAGGTATAAATCGAAATTTATTCAGCTGATGGAGATCGGgtattgaatttaaaattactaGCGTATGTATTGGGGCAACTCGATTTGTTTCAATGTTTTGAGTGTATATTAGGGACAGAAGTACCAATAATTAAGGGTGTGCACAAGATTAAGGGTATGTGTGTTATTACCATTCATATATTTCGTTAAATGATATTGCACTAGTGCAAAAtaacataatattattatacatatagGCTATATGGCAACAATTTCCATCAATTCTTCGCTTGAAACacacaattttatcactaaAAAGGCAATTGTTGTATCATTCAGATGGAAGAATTTAAGTATATAAAGCCActtataattttgttgaaattttttttacaatCGGTAAGCCCACTATTATATTACcaatttttaaatcaattcatttttaaaaaattaataacacaaATATTAGTCTAACTCAGAGAAATCTTGGTGATACTTACACTGGCGGAGCTGGATCTTACACATTGTGTTTAATGATCATACATTTCTTACAAAATCACGAATCAATTGTCAATAGCAATTTTAACACTACACTAGCTGATTTGATGATTGACTTCTTCCACTTTTGGGGATACCGATTCAACTATGAAAATATGGGCATTTCAATAACTAACGGTGGTGGTCTATTTAAAAAGAATAAACAAGATCAAAATCTCTCATTGATAGATCCAATTGACTCGAACGTAGATGTCGGAAAACGTGTTTTCAACTTTCATCTGGTGAAGAAAGCATTTCAATCAGCTTTTAAGGTTAGTTGCTGTTATTTTATGTTAAAATCAATTAgtgtaatatttgattttacctaatttcaaattttgatattgtGTTAATTAgtgaaaattaaaaatacgaatataattttattatcagcttattataatatagaATTTGAAAGCTTCTGAATACGACTACAACTTGgattttgcaaataaacGCATGCCAATTGACTCATCTTGGATTAAAGGAAACACAATCATAGAGAAACTATTCGACCCACAACACCCATTTTTCCAACACAGGAAAGTTGAACATGTTAATGAACCAATTTTAGATCGctacaaaatattttctaaaGAAAGCAATGTCAAAGATGGCTATGAGGAGGCTAGGAAAAGTTTGCAATTAATCATAAACGGAAGTGATATCACTGTTGATTTGGATCACGTACCTTATAATGTAGCTGCGTTTAGATTCTCTCAAACCTTTTAGAAATAAATACTCTTAACTGGACCATGCTATCACGTTGTTAAACTGGACATGATTATTTAGTTAATCAGTTTGGATATGATACAAAATAAGtatgatattgataattgtaacGCATAAAATCAACCCTTtgtatgaaaatttcaattctATTTCatgatatcaaaaaattattcaaaatatgtaCTATCAATGTACATATTTTGGCcattatttcaatttatccaaaaaatTTCTTCTTGTAAAAAAAGTTGTAGAATTGTCGAATTGATCAGTGaagttaaattttaattagaAATTGCTTTTTAATGGAGATGTTTTTGAGAAAGCGCTATTACCCTATTcttaaatttgttgttCTCTAGTGAAGTGTGATACGGTGTGTAGAAAGGATTAATCAACTGTCTAACATACAACTCATGTAGTTCGGTAAAGAAAAGACGAATACTTTCTTGGCTTGGCGGCGTAGGGACGTTCCCAGATGGTGTAATTTGAAATGGATTAATCAAGGGATTGCGATGGACCAgcaaaaatatacaatggCCGGGTGTTATATATGCTGACACAGCTAGAGTGTCAAAGTAATCTACTTGCTTTAGAAATAACATGTTTGATGTCTTAATAACCTCATCTATATTATCCAGTGCTTGATATGCCACAAATTGCGCTAAATGCGGTGGGTCAGTACGAACGCCATTTGTGCTCATGTCCATTATGAAGATCGGTTTATCGTCCTTTCCCACAATTATCAACACCAATATCTGTGCTACTTCAGCTGTGTTGTccataattatatgttaGTCAATTTGTAGGTTTAACTACAGATCAACGGGACACAATACCAACAATTCCACACCACACAAGTATAAcctaataaataattggcaATTAACGCTAAACCATTTTTTAGTATGAAattaatgtacaaaattaaaattttttagaaatCCAAATATGTTCTCACATAGGCGCTTTCTTGATCAATAATATCGGTTTGGCTAGAGGCACCAGTGGAACCAACTTTGGTTTCCTCTGAGGCGCAGTCTCATCCAATTTGGTTTCCCCCTCGTTcgacattttaatatttggaaGGGGTTTTTTGGAtttaatttggatattaGTCAgtgatttttttgtaacTATTCCATCACGATCACCACTAACTTCTGTATCTATCTGTGATATGTTGGCGTCTGATTTCTTAGTCGAAAGCTTCCTTTCTACAATCATTTTTGGAGGATTAGTTCTATATTCATCGGATTCACAGCTTACGACGGATTTTTCATTGGGAATTTCTTCAGTTTTTTCAACATTATCTGCATTTGTTGTAGTTTCTACACACGTATCTGTGTCTTCATCACTTTTATTTGCATTCATACTAGATTGTTCACTTATAGGTGTACTAACTACATTATTTTGTGTAGAGCCATCGTTAATTGGTTGTGTAGGATCAAATTCCTTCAACTTTGGGCTGGCGGAGTTGTCAATGCTGGTGACCTTTTCAGGTTGCGATTCGAGTATGGTCTTAATAATCCCATCTCCCTCATTTTTAGCATCCTCTTTAATACGTTTTATTGCGGGTGGTTTAGGTTTTGGCAAGGGAGTTGTTCTCTTAGGCAGAGGTCTCCCTAACCCAGGCTTTCTCGGTGGTTGTTTCTTTGGTACAAATGGTGTggtatcatttttaatatcacGCTCATCGGGTATAGAATTAACGATTTTGTCCGAATTAGTACTGTTTGTTGATTTTACATTACTGGATGATCTGTTTGTTGGTTTTGCATTACTAGATGATTCAACCTTTACAGTGACGATTGGCTTTGGAACGGCTTCTTTGTTTCCACTTGGTAACTGCGTATTTACACTCTTCTTTGACATACTAGTTTCATCACTTGTCGCATAATTTGCGTTTCCTGATGTAATTAATGGGTTGGAGGGAGGCTGCAATAAGTGATAGTCAATAATGGGTTTTGCCCCCTTATGAACATGGGCAAACTCCTTCGCCATCTTAAACCTTTCTGCAGGCATTCTGGCATTTATTGGGTAAGGATTTACACCAACATTTACAGTTCCAATCTTCAAGTTGTTAACTAACAAAGCCCAAGGGGCACGTGCTTCCAGCAGTACTGGATCTATCACACTTACGCTAGCTGTGGCAGTATCCGAAGATGATTCGAACCAAATATCTATTACAAACCTTGGTATTTTTCCCGGTCTTTTTGGTGGCAAATTCAGGTGCTTGTCCAAATTAACCGCACATACACCATTAACTACTTTTGCGCTGGTCATTTTAACAGGTTCCTCATGGTCATACCTCAGTCCTATATAGATTTGGTTGGGTATGCAAATGTCCACATTAGTTTCAAACACTATTTCTGAAATTGTAACGTAAAATCCTTCCAAAGCAGCCGCGCTTGATTGTCCAAAAAACCCTTCATTGGTATTAGATGTAAGTAGTAATGAATAAAGCGCCGAATACAAAGCATCAAGTCTACTATCTAAGTTCCTGCAAGGATGAAGGTATTCCAATGCTATCTTTGTGAAAATGTTTTTGTTTAACCCATTAAGGGTAGCACAAGTAGCAATGCCAATAAAAGCCTGAACGAGTGTATCCAAGTGGATGTAAATTAGATCAATACGGTCTAGGGTATCCTTGATATTTTTGGGATGTATAAACAATTCCTTGATGTTATGTTCCAATtcacataattttttatctttCATATCCAATTCACTGCATAATTGTTTCATTTTTTCTtgtaataacaaatttttttccTGTTCAATCTCCCTGTCCTTCCTTTCCTTGACATACAAATTGAAGTAGTGTTTTAGGCGATCTTCCAGGTCTTCAATCATATGTTCTACGACTTCCGGAGAGGGCTTCAGTTTACCAATGGCTGTGTCTTTTGTCAGAAATAGGCGGGGAGGGCCGCGACGAAGCGTGGCTCCAGTTCCTAATTTGTCCCAGGGGTccattatacaatatttactcGTGGCACCTACGAGCACAGTTGACATTCAGCGTACGTGCACGTTACTAATATGATATAGCAGTTTCCGAACTATGTGTAGCATATAGATCGATTTATTGAACCTCCTACCagttataaattaaatcatttatactaattaattgtgatgTGTGGCCCGCGACCTATGCACAACTTATCTATTGATGGATTATTATATAGTGTATGTTATGAATTCTAAGTCTTTCAAGACTAtctataataattgtagcATATAACCCACTTTTAATAACTATTTAGTAGATGTAATAGCCATGCTAAACTTTTCCAAGATGTATAGGTCGTGGAATGTTTGTCTAGTACTGtactaatttagtaaagaacaatttatttaatcttccacaattatttatgaattgaatacaaattttgtcccatgtgtaaaataaattttaccatATTTTTACGTCATCGCCTATAAACTTAATAAATTAGACAATACCCTTATCCGCAAGGTGTATGGCCTATTTAACTGGTATTATATTTGcataatgtttatataactTTTAATTGTGAGTATATAACAGTTATAAACcaatacattattattagcTATTTATTCAACATCTTTAATCACTGTATaaactaaattattgatatgCCATCCTTAATTCAAAGATAATAAACGGTAATAACTTTTTTTAATAGTTCAATCAACAATCTATTAGTTATAACTTATAGTTATGATACCAGTTGTGCTTGATAAGttaacatattatataaattaaatgactttatgtgataaatttaattatacgTGATGATTGTTGcaaattactaaattatttctcAAACTTGTTGCATTTAAACTAGATTAGCCAGAAAGTAATTTATGATTGGACAtgaattataatatatatatatatataattccaGAGactaaaattcaatatGTCAATTACGTATGTGgaatagatatattatgaacatattttaaacacagaaataaataaattttatacaggCAATAATCACTgaataacaatatattatgggAATTCCTTATCGAAATATTTTAGATTCTACACGGTCAGGTAACTTTTccattaaaatataaaaatgtgtaaatttatgtgAAAATTGATGCTAGATATAGATTTAATGgcatgtataaatattcaaattgataaaataaactaaataataagcTAAAGGTTTTATAAGGGAATGCACATTAAATTTCTAACTTTTAAGTCATAATAGGCCActttaaacaattcaaacaattatcaaaatggAAATgatcaaaataatatgatAATCTAGttataattgaaatatttatgagTGAAATTCAATGACTTATTAGTACAGGGTGTAATGAAGACCCCCCATGGCATGTAGTATCAAATATGGCCGGATACATCGATCGGACGAACATATTTCACTACGAAATTGCTCGTTTAGGTGGAACTACCCCTAGCATTTTGAACAAGgaatataacaaaaatcACATTGATGAACAGTCAAACAATGTCAAAAATGAACTCAATTCCCTTGACCTTAAATTGGACAGGTTGGCTGAATGTAAGCTTAAGATAATTTAGTATCAAAGAGAAGTGGAATTTACAGCGATAATTCTGACCATTTGAATCACTTAATCAACCAAATCAAGAAagtatttacaatttttatataggATTTGTCTGATATTAATGAAAATCTTGAAACACTTTCCACTTCCAATAAACAAATGAAATACTCAAATAAACACACAAAATTACACTATGCAAACattgttgattatttaaaatcatcattCGTCTCCAAaactaacaaatttaagGATATTTTGCAGCAGCGTACTGAGGTAATCACAATGCCACTTAGACCATGAAAAAGCAAGAAAATAGAAGGAAAATGTATACCTTCCGCGGAAATACTTCTTTAACACCTTCAAATAATCATACCTCATCATTTGTGTTGGATGAGGAGATACAACAGGTTCATGATAGGAAAAATGTTGACATTGAAAggtttgtatatttatatgtagTGGTCaagtaattaaaaatagGGGAAgacaaaattatattgcACAAGCAAGGCAAGAGGTAGgaattatttgttttattagtttacaattaattttgttcgGATAAAATCGGcctaattaattataacaGTTAGTTTTCATTAAGGCAATCGTAAATGTGCAACGTGCCATATGGGACCTATCGCAAATCTTTAACAAGGTAGCACAAATGGTATCAGAGCAGGATATGATGATACAGAGAATAGATGAGGAAACTGatatttcaattgataatattaaaagGGGGCAAATTGAGCTTTCAAAATATCTCAAAAAACTGTCATCTAGGAGAGGCTTGATTATCAGGATGCTTTGCATCATATTCGTCttcatcattatatttgtgCTAATCATTAGATAGCAATTACATTGCATTTGGTGTGTTAAAGACACATTTTACAAATAGTTTCGATCGTAGTTTCTATATTGCAACATTCGTTCACGAAATGATTATATTGACTATGGTTTTAGTTTGTGGGcaaaattgatgattttatcaGCTAAACTTTGTTAGATTATGGCAGGAGATGCTGCCGAAATTTTGGGCCATAACTCAGCACATTCTTTTGCAATGGGTCCAGTAATGGCCGAGCCTTTCATTTCTCCTTTCGGATTGACAATGACACCGGCGTTGTCTACATTAGAGCtgtacattaatttttttaataattatttagtataataatcaataaatacaatagTACGacttaatatttattcatatataataaatttagcAAATGTCAATTGTTTGTCTTGTAAATGTTCTTATATtgtttatgtaaattatttaaaaagaTAAGTGGATAAAAGCTTACCTTCAAAATGAATAAAATGGCCTTCGCGTCTTCTCCAAGCCTTTCTTTGTCTAACAACAACAGCCTGCAATACCTTCTTTCTCAGATCCGGTTTGCCTTTCTTCACCGTGGCTAAAACCATGTCTCCAACAGAAGCTGCAGGAAGGCGATTTAAGCAAGCGCCGAACCCCTAAATAATCATCAGTTttgcaattatttgattaaaaCTATTGCGATCAGATAGAGTGTTTCGGCTAAAGATAATCAACATGTGTGGTCAGCCCTATCATTGAATCATCATTTGGCAACTATAACTGCAAATTTTAACTACGTACCTTTACTGcaataatgtataaattttttccGCCGGAATTATCACAACAATTTATGATTGCTCCCACTGGTAGACCCAAAGTGGTGCGCATTTTGCTTCCGCCGGCTCCTCCTCTTCCTAGGTTATTcaattacaatataataaaaatttgcaataataatattacaaatttaaatcaaatctaaaattttattgaagTTTACTCACCTCTTTTCATCTCAAACCAATAGTTAAATATGTTGTGGGGATGACACGACCCTTATTCTATTCTTATCTACTATAATAATACGTAGACGCTCATTCTCTATAGTAATTCCGGCAAATTTACTATGGAAATGAAGATGTCTACACCTTCGAGCAATTTTATAAGACAGATTGTTATGCAAGATATACTAGAAGGAAAGTTTAAACAGATTATCACAAGATTCCCTCCAGAACCGAATGGATATCTCCATATTGGTCATGCAAAATCAATTTGCCTTAACTTTGGATTGTCCTCAGAATTTGGTGGTAGAACACATTTGCGATACGATGACACTAATCCTTCATCTGAGAACCAAAAGTATGTAAATAGTATAGCTGAGGATGTAAAGTGGCTTGGTTTCGATTGGGGATATCACTGTTATTATGCCTCAGATTACTTTGACCAGTTATACCAATGGGCAGAGTTTTTAATTGAGAAAGGCTCAGCCTATGTTGAT
The DNA window shown above is from Babesia microti strain RI chromosome III, complete genome and carries:
- a CDS encoding Non-canonical poly(A) RNA polymerase PAPD7 (overlaps_old_locusTagID:BBM_III03015), with protein sequence MWSNLSVTSINPRDAQLYGPDVYSIVNPDALNELSKETKDMIKRYRIENNVKKEISQPLNEFISLTDQVKKSFKCFCGGGQIKINNVIGVDKYYIDLMNKVNNFYGKHNKQPIPRSRFTSFLNIELFLLLEHLSPTDTESKAKICVFNQMQFITKSLFPNSKLTLFGSNITGTCLPGSDLNLMLEADGDRVLNLKLLAYVLGQLDLFQCFECILGTEVPIIKGVHKIKGYMATISINSSLETHNFITKKMEEFKYIKPLIILLKFFLQSRNLGDTYTGGAGSYTLCLMIIHFLQNHESIVNSNFNTTLADLMIDFFHFWGYRFNYENMGISITNGGGLFKKNKQDQNLSLIDPIDSNVDVGKRVFNFHLVKKAFQSAFKNLKASEYDYNLDFANKRMPIDSSWIKGNTIIEKLFDPQHPFFQHRKVEHVNEPILDRYKIFSKESNVKDGYEEARKSLQLIINGSDITVDLDHVPYNVAAFRFSQTF
- a CDS encoding Sedlin N-terminal conserved region (overlaps_old_locusTagID:BBM_III03020), with the protein product MDNTAEVAQILVLIIVGKDDKPIFIMDMSTNGVRTDPPHLAQFVAYQALDNIDEVIKTSNMLFLKQVDYFDTLAVSAYITPGHCIFLLVHRNPLINPFQITPSGNVPTPPSQESIRLFFTELHELYVRQLINPFYTPYHTSLENNKFKNRVIALSQKHLH
- a CDS encoding hypothetical protein (overlaps_old_locusTagID:BBM_III03025), which translates into the protein MDPWDKLGTGATLRRGPPRLFLTKDTAIGKLKPSPEVVEHMIEDLEDRLKHYFNLYVKERKDREIEQEKNLLLQEKMKQLCSELDMKDKKLCELEHNIKELFIHPKNIKDTLDRIDLIYIHLDTLVQAFIGIATCATLNGLNKNIFTKIALEYLHPCRNLDSRLDALYSALYSLLLTSNTNEGFFGQSSAAALEGFYVTISEIVFETNVDICIPNQIYIGLRYDHEEPVKMTSAKVVNGVCAVNLDKHLNLPPKRPGKIPRFVIDIWFESSSDTATASVSVIDPVLLEARAPWALLVNNLKIGTVNVGVNPYPINARMPAERFKMAKEFAHVHKGAKPIIDYHLLQPPSNPLITSGNANYATSDETSMSKKSVNTQLPSGNKEAVPKPIVTVKVESSSNAKPTNRSSSNVKSTNSTNSDKIVNSIPDERDIKNDTTPFVPKKQPPRKPGLGRPLPKRTTPLPKPKPPAIKRIKEDAKNEGDGIIKTILESQPEKVTSIDNSASPKLKEFDPTQPINDGSTQNNVVSTPISEQSSMNANKSDEDTDTCVETTTNADNVEKTEEIPNEKSVVSCESDEYRTNPPKMIVERKLSTKKSDANISQIDTEVSGDRDGIVTKKSLTNIQIKSKKPLPNIKMSNEGETKLDETAPQRKPKLVPLVPLAKPILLIKKAPM
- a CDS encoding syntaxin 5 (overlaps_old_locusTagID:BBM_III03030;~overlaps_old_locusTagID:BBM_III03035) codes for the protein MAGYIDRTNIFHYEIARLGGTTPSILNKEYNKNHIDEQSNNVKNELNSLDLKLDRLAELSKRSGIYSDNSDHLNHLINQIKKDLSDINENLETLSTSNKQMKYSNKHTKLHYANIVDYLKSSFVSKTNKFKDILQQRTETMKKQENRRKMYTFRGNTSLTPSNNHTSSFVLDEEIQQVHDRKNVDIESGQVIKNRGRQNYIAQARQEAIVNVQRAIWDLSQIFNKVAQMVSEQDMMIQRIDEETDISIDNIKRGQIELSKYLKKLSSRRGLIIRMLCIIFVFIIIFVLIIR
- a CDS encoding large subunit ribosomal protein L23e (overlaps_old_locusTagID:BBM_III03035), with the protein product MKRGRGGAGGSKMRTTLGLPVGAIINCCDNSGGKNLYIIAVKGFGACLNRLPAASVGDMVLATVKKGKPDLRKKVLQAVVVRQRKAWRRREGHFIHFEDNAGVIVNPKGEMKGSAITGPIAKECAELWPKISAASPAII